The proteins below are encoded in one region of Mya arenaria isolate MELC-2E11 chromosome 15, ASM2691426v1:
- the LOC128220016 gene encoding F-box/SPRY domain-containing protein 1-like translates to MAAENLPGTVLENLFSYLDINDLRNCSLVCKSWYKYLNDEDNDVWRLHCVRKLAEEALKSDILSNCPTYKAKLRAFYHAWNPNDCSRNIYIKPNGFTLHRNPVAQSTDGCRGKLGFKQGRHCWEVVWEGPLGTIAVIGLTTKNANLQCHGYSELLGTDDQSWGWNLVDNHLLHNGDSQGNFPLLNNAPKYQVGERIRVILDCDDNTLAFEKNYEFLGVAFRGLPNDTQLYPSVSAVYGNTEVTMVYLGQPLDG, encoded by the exons ATGGCTGCCGAAAACCTTCCTGGCACGGTTTTGGAGAATTTATTCTCATATTTAGACATAAACGACCTACGAAATTGTTCTCTTGTGTGCAAATCATGGTACAAATATCTTAACGACGAAGATAACGACGTGTGGCGTTTACATTGTGTGAGAAAACTTGCAGAAGAAGCTTTAAAGTCAGATATTTTGTCGAACTGTCCCACTTACAAAGCAAAACTACGTGCTTTTTATCATGCATGGAACCCAAACGACTGTTCaagaaacatttatatcaaaCCAAACGGCTTCACACTTCATAGAAACCCTGTAGCCCAGAGTACAGACGGCTGCCGGGGAAAATTAGGCTTCAAGCAAGGTCGTCATTGTTGGGAAGTGGTGTGGGAGGGGCCGCTCGGAACAATTGCTGTAATCGGACTCACcacaaaaaatgcaaacttacAGTGCCATGGCTATTCAGAACTACTTGGAACAGATGATCAGTCATGGGGATGGAATTTAGTTGATAATCATTTGCTTCATAATGGAGATTCGCAAGGGAATTTCCCATTGTTAAATAATGCACCAAAATACCAG gtgGGAGAAAGAATCCGTGTGATATTGGACTGTGATGACAACACGCTAGCATTTGAAAAGAATTATGAATTTTTAG GGGTGGCGTTTCGTGGATTACCGAATGACACTCAATTATACCCATCAGTTTCGGCAGTGTATGGAAATACAGAAGTGACTATGGTGTATTTAGGTCAACCTTTAGATGGATGA